A part of Citrifermentans bremense genomic DNA contains:
- a CDS encoding TPM domain-containing protein gives MDLSQVQLAEEFFSSEEKERIREAVVRAEKGSSGEIATMVVWASDRYREAEALGALLLAALVAVVVAVAFRHVTIWSYIPLVCLLFYPVLLLLRRFPRLKLSFAGASRVAEAVGERALVAFYQQGLYRTKDETGILIFISLLERKVWILGDRGINRKIPPGQWQSLVDELTRGLREGTAADSLCRVISRCGDELARHFPRQSDDLNELPDEIIAS, from the coding sequence ATGGATCTATCGCAGGTGCAACTGGCTGAGGAGTTCTTCTCCTCCGAGGAGAAGGAGCGGATCCGCGAGGCGGTCGTCCGAGCGGAGAAAGGCTCCAGCGGTGAGATAGCCACCATGGTCGTGTGGGCAAGCGACCGTTATCGCGAGGCTGAGGCGCTCGGGGCGCTGCTTCTGGCCGCGCTCGTCGCCGTGGTTGTGGCCGTAGCCTTCAGGCATGTGACCATCTGGAGCTACATCCCGCTGGTCTGCCTGCTCTTTTACCCGGTCCTGCTGCTGCTCCGACGTTTCCCCAGGCTGAAGCTCTCTTTCGCCGGAGCGAGCCGTGTGGCAGAGGCGGTCGGGGAAAGGGCGCTGGTCGCTTTCTACCAGCAGGGGCTGTACCGGACCAAGGACGAGACCGGCATCCTCATCTTCATTTCGCTTTTGGAGCGCAAGGTCTGGATCCTCGGGGACCGCGGCATCAACAGGAAGATCCCCCCCGGGCAATGGCAGTCCCTGGTGGACGAACTGACCCGCGGACTGCGCGAGGGGACGGCTGCGGACAGCCTCTGCCGGGTGATCTCCAGGTGCGGCGACGAACTCGCCCGTCATTTCCCCCGGCAAAGCGACGATCTGAACGAGCTCCCCGACGAGATTATCGCCTCCTGA
- a CDS encoding TPM domain-containing protein yields the protein MKKLLLAICFLLYATLCLGAEVPPLKGYVNDYAAILSPAVAQQLESELASFERSDSTQIVVLTIPSLEGEVLEEYSIKVVEKWQIGQKGKDNGALLLVAKNDRKVRIESGRGLEGTLTDLISGRIIRNEITPAFKRGDFDQGVVSGVAAIMATVRGEYKAEPNDLRHGKKGASPIFTLLLFVLVASVFLGGISRFLGGVAGAVGLPVAALLSFGATSLLLLGGLALLGFILGLFVSFLFGSGGRGGGFGGGPFFGGFGGGGFGGGGFGGGGFSGGGGSFGGGGASGDW from the coding sequence ATGAAAAAGCTCCTTTTAGCCATCTGCTTTCTTCTCTACGCGACCCTTTGCCTGGGGGCGGAGGTCCCGCCCCTCAAGGGCTACGTCAACGACTACGCCGCGATCCTCTCGCCTGCGGTGGCGCAGCAGCTGGAGAGCGAGCTGGCGTCCTTCGAGAGAAGCGACTCGACCCAGATCGTGGTCCTCACCATACCGAGCCTGGAAGGGGAGGTGCTTGAAGAGTACTCCATCAAGGTGGTGGAGAAATGGCAGATCGGCCAGAAGGGAAAGGACAACGGCGCCCTGCTACTGGTGGCGAAAAACGACCGCAAGGTGCGCATCGAATCGGGTCGCGGGCTTGAGGGTACCTTGACCGACCTGATCTCCGGCCGCATCATCCGCAACGAAATCACCCCCGCCTTCAAGAGGGGGGACTTCGACCAGGGCGTGGTCAGCGGAGTTGCGGCCATCATGGCGACGGTGCGCGGGGAGTATAAGGCGGAGCCGAACGACCTCCGGCACGGCAAAAAGGGGGCGAGCCCCATCTTCACGCTCCTTCTCTTCGTGCTGGTCGCATCCGTGTTTCTGGGAGGGATCTCCAGGTTTCTAGGGGGAGTGGCGGGGGCGGTCGGGCTCCCTGTGGCGGCTTTGCTCTCCTTCGGGGCGACCTCCCTGCTGCTATTGGGAGGGCTCGCGCTCCTGGGCTTCATCCTGGGCCTTTTCGTCTCCTTTTTGTTCGGCTCAGGGGGGAGGGGAGGGGGCTTCGGGGGCGGCCCCTTCTTCGGCGGCTTTGGAGGTGGCGGCTTCGGCGGAGGCGGTTTCGGCGGGGGCGGATTCTCAGGAGGCGGCGGCAGCTTCGGCGGCGGCGGCGCCTCGGGAGACTGGTGA
- a CDS encoding LemA family protein, which yields MKRAILMILALATLLGLSGCGYNTMQAKEEAVFAAWGDVEAAYQRRADLVPNLVEVVKGYAKHEAETLTAVTEARAKVGSVQVTREAINSPQAMQNFQQAQSQLSGALSRLMVVVERYPDLKANQNFMDLQNQLEGTENRINVARVRYNQAVQDFNTTIRSFPNSLTNSLLLHLPRKEPFKAEEGAKVAPKIKF from the coding sequence ATGAAAAGAGCCATCTTAATGATACTCGCGCTTGCCACCCTGCTAGGACTCTCCGGATGTGGCTACAACACCATGCAGGCCAAGGAGGAGGCGGTCTTCGCCGCCTGGGGCGACGTCGAGGCAGCGTACCAAAGGCGCGCCGACCTGGTACCGAACCTGGTGGAAGTGGTGAAGGGGTACGCGAAGCACGAGGCCGAGACGCTCACCGCCGTCACCGAGGCAAGGGCCAAGGTAGGCTCGGTGCAGGTGACCCGGGAGGCCATCAACAGCCCGCAGGCGATGCAGAATTTCCAGCAGGCCCAGTCGCAGTTGTCAGGCGCCCTGTCACGGCTGATGGTGGTGGTGGAGCGCTACCCCGACCTAAAGGCGAACCAGAACTTCATGGACCTGCAGAACCAGCTGGAGGGAACCGAAAACCGCATCAACGTGGCGCGGGTGCGCTACAACCAGGCGGTGCAGGATTTCAACACCACGATACGCAGCTTCCCCAACTCCCTTACCAACTCGCTGCTGCTGCACCTGCCGCGCAAGGAGCCCTTCAAGGCGGAAGAGGGGGCGAAGGTTGCCCCGAAGATCAAGTTCTAG
- a CDS encoding amylo-alpha-1,6-glucosidase, producing the protein MDHELMTECYREALALLRENSTPGGILASGKNPRSEGRNYTSIFGRDASICALGMAASGDAELGRTAVEGLLTLARYQAVNGQIPKYVKPESGEVDFWYSGCIDATLWWLIAIRVMDRFLPEARLGERLAPQTTLALSWLNCQEHQVWRLLQQLDASDWADIMPRAGYVLYTNVLWYWVKTLYALPTAAETKEYLNTLLSPFGRTVPAHKRARLLVHYIRNRSKPTPFYLSFVNFSDWGEEIDVFGNIMAHLVGVSPPSTGDKAVEALLALKANQPHPIRVVGDPIRPGSRLWRPYMQRHRQNLAWQYHNGGAWPFVGGFWVLLLARLGRTGQAWSELEKLARTNRVNGWEFNEWFQGETGEPMGMPRQSWNAALYVLAYRTLADGTRYLP; encoded by the coding sequence ATGGACCATGAACTGATGACGGAGTGCTACCGTGAGGCGCTGGCCCTTTTGCGGGAGAATTCCACGCCGGGCGGCATCCTGGCCTCTGGAAAGAACCCGAGGTCGGAGGGGCGCAACTACACCAGCATCTTCGGCCGGGACGCCTCCATCTGTGCCCTGGGGATGGCCGCGTCGGGGGATGCCGAGCTTGGGCGCACCGCAGTGGAAGGGCTCTTGACCCTGGCCCGGTACCAGGCCGTAAACGGGCAGATACCGAAGTACGTGAAGCCGGAGTCGGGCGAGGTTGACTTCTGGTATTCCGGCTGCATCGACGCCACCTTGTGGTGGCTGATCGCGATACGCGTCATGGACCGCTTCCTTCCCGAGGCAAGGCTTGGAGAGCGGCTTGCCCCGCAGACGACCCTGGCTCTTTCCTGGCTCAATTGCCAGGAGCACCAGGTCTGGCGCCTGCTCCAGCAACTGGACGCAAGCGACTGGGCCGACATCATGCCGCGGGCGGGGTACGTCCTTTACACCAACGTCCTCTGGTACTGGGTGAAGACCCTGTACGCCCTTCCCACCGCGGCAGAGACCAAAGAGTACCTGAACACGCTCCTCTCCCCCTTCGGCAGGACGGTCCCCGCGCACAAGCGCGCACGCCTGCTGGTCCACTACATCCGCAACCGCAGCAAACCTACGCCGTTCTACCTGAGCTTCGTCAACTTCTCCGACTGGGGGGAGGAGATAGACGTTTTCGGCAACATCATGGCCCACCTGGTCGGGGTCAGCCCCCCCTCCACCGGCGACAAGGCGGTGGAGGCGCTTTTGGCCCTTAAGGCGAACCAGCCGCATCCCATCAGGGTGGTTGGAGACCCTATCCGCCCAGGCTCGCGCCTTTGGCGCCCCTACATGCAGCGTCACCGGCAGAACCTCGCCTGGCAGTACCACAACGGGGGCGCCTGGCCCTTCGTGGGCGGGTTCTGGGTGCTGCTCCTGGCGCGCCTAGGGCGCACGGGGCAGGCGTGGTCGGAACTGGAGAAGCTGGCCCGCACGAACCGGGTGAACGGGTGGGAGTTCAACGAATGGTTCCAGGGAGAGACCGGAGAGCCGATGGGAATGCCCAGGCAGTCCTGGAACGCCGCCCTCTACGTCCTGGCCTACCGCACCCTTGCCGACGGCACCCGCTACCTTCCCTGA
- a CDS encoding metallophosphoesterase family protein: protein MLLLISPFSGLCRGETLHQRSSVLLAAKARKAPADDFSFVVLGDSRGGDRTFSKLLELARSYNPLFILHAGDYSDEGSETETAKFLALLQRQVPELPIFVVIGNHENREIFPRYVGPLNFTLDIPRLGFRLVALDNADGELRPPEQELLRGELASAPAAVFAAMHIPPRTGRWRGHTFKKGAEQLEMILKGSRAQGLFFAHSHLYDRSVFAGIPAFIAGGAGAPLVWFTRNGETVYHILVVRVRKGKASYQMVPLREEPHRRR from the coding sequence GTGCTGCTGCTAATCTCCCCATTCTCGGGACTGTGCCGCGGCGAGACTCTCCACCAGCGCTCCAGCGTGCTCCTGGCGGCAAAGGCCCGTAAGGCGCCTGCCGACGACTTCAGCTTCGTGGTACTTGGCGACAGCCGCGGCGGGGACCGGACCTTCTCCAAGCTGCTGGAACTGGCGCGATCCTACAACCCACTTTTCATCCTGCATGCCGGCGACTACTCCGACGAGGGTAGCGAGACCGAAACGGCAAAATTCCTGGCGCTGCTGCAGCGGCAAGTGCCCGAGCTCCCGATTTTCGTGGTTATCGGGAACCACGAAAACCGGGAGATCTTCCCGCGTTATGTCGGGCCCCTCAACTTCACCCTCGATATCCCCCGGCTCGGTTTCAGGCTGGTGGCCCTCGACAACGCCGACGGCGAGCTGCGCCCCCCGGAGCAGGAGCTTCTGCGCGGGGAGCTTGCCTCGGCTCCGGCCGCTGTTTTCGCCGCCATGCACATCCCCCCCCGGACCGGGCGCTGGCGCGGGCACACCTTTAAGAAGGGAGCGGAACAACTCGAGATGATCCTGAAAGGAAGCCGGGCGCAGGGGCTCTTCTTCGCCCACTCCCACCTCTATGACCGCTCCGTATTCGCCGGCATCCCGGCCTTCATCGCCGGCGGCGCCGGCGCGCCCCTGGTGTGGTTCACCCGCAACGGGGAGACCGTGTACCACATCCTCGTGGTGCGGGTGAGAAAGGGGAAGGCAAGCTACCAGATGGTGCCGCTTCGCGAGGAGCCTCACCGTCGGCGCTGA
- a CDS encoding serine hydrolase domain-containing protein — MRVIILILMLFPLLVPQDLFASVDPVPPGLVSNLDLLLERAMSENLIAGGVVVVGNHEGILATASRGQVRSAAGAEPITDRTVFDLASLTKVVATTPAVIKLLDEGKINLADPVSRWFPEFEGSQLTVLHLLTHTSGLADVHVGSSQPIQGVIRKAASQLARKSPGTSFDYADINFILLGELVRRVSGEPLDVFCKEEIYEPLGTRVTQFLPPAALVPEIAPTSGNRGGVVQDENARRLGGVAGHAGVFSSAHDLSRYARLLLGKGTLDGRRILSEQAVAQMTTPYLCNNGRVKRALGWDMSSPFSAPKGSFFSDSSFGHTGYSGSSIWIDPEQDLFVIMLTRREDYRNVKSFNQLRRDISTYAAADFRAPGSQLPQPVPVAELPQIRNRVLLASAAEVIEIPVRRSKAASHSKWGIDRRAAKCSTKKADRHLAKARPGSRTAKVASARSGHKNSRVAKVARNESGKKRRLTKS; from the coding sequence GTGCGCGTCATCATCCTTATACTCATGCTTTTCCCGTTGCTGGTTCCCCAGGACCTGTTCGCCTCCGTGGACCCGGTTCCTCCCGGGCTGGTCTCCAACCTCGATCTGCTGCTGGAAAGGGCGATGTCCGAGAACCTGATCGCAGGTGGAGTCGTCGTGGTGGGCAACCACGAAGGGATCCTGGCCACCGCCTCCCGCGGCCAGGTCCGTTCCGCAGCCGGCGCCGAGCCGATCACGGACCGCACCGTCTTCGACCTGGCCTCGCTCACCAAGGTGGTGGCCACTACCCCCGCGGTGATAAAGCTCCTCGACGAGGGGAAGATCAACCTAGCCGATCCCGTTTCGCGCTGGTTTCCCGAATTCGAGGGATCGCAGCTCACCGTGCTGCACCTTTTAACCCACACCTCCGGCCTTGCCGACGTCCACGTCGGCTCCAGCCAGCCGATCCAGGGGGTGATAAGGAAGGCCGCGTCGCAACTCGCCCGGAAGAGCCCCGGGACTTCCTTCGATTACGCCGACATCAATTTCATCCTCCTGGGAGAACTGGTACGCAGGGTTTCCGGGGAGCCGCTGGACGTCTTCTGCAAGGAAGAGATCTACGAACCTCTGGGGACCAGGGTGACCCAGTTCCTTCCTCCGGCGGCCCTGGTTCCCGAGATCGCTCCCACCTCCGGCAACCGCGGCGGCGTGGTTCAGGACGAAAACGCCCGCCGGCTGGGTGGGGTTGCCGGGCATGCCGGCGTCTTCAGCTCGGCACACGACCTCTCCCGCTATGCAAGGCTTTTGCTGGGCAAGGGAACCCTCGACGGCAGGCGCATCCTGTCCGAGCAGGCGGTGGCACAGATGACCACCCCTTACCTCTGCAACAACGGGCGCGTCAAGCGCGCCCTGGGGTGGGACATGTCCTCGCCCTTCTCGGCCCCGAAGGGTAGCTTTTTCTCCGACTCCTCCTTTGGGCACACCGGTTACAGCGGCTCCTCGATCTGGATCGACCCCGAACAGGACCTCTTCGTGATCATGCTGACCAGGAGGGAGGATTACCGCAACGTAAAGAGCTTCAACCAGCTGCGCCGTGACATCTCCACCTACGCCGCCGCCGACTTCAGGGCCCCCGGCAGCCAGCTGCCGCAGCCCGTCCCGGTGGCGGAGCTGCCGCAGATCAGGAACCGGGTGCTCCTGGCTTCCGCTGCCGAGGTCATCGAGATACCGGTCCGGCGCAGCAAGGCCGCCTCCCACTCCAAGTGGGGCATCGACCGGCGCGCTGCCAAGTGCTCCACCAAGAAGGCGGACCGGCATCTCGCCAAGGCCCGCCCCGGCAGCCGCACCGCTAAAGTCGCCAGTGCCCGCTCCGGTCACAAAAATAGCCGCGTTGCCAAGGTGGCCAGGAATGAGTCCGGAAAGAAGCGCCGCTTGACCAAGAGCTAG
- a CDS encoding cytochrome c3 family protein: protein MKKKVCSALAKSSWLSLLLLGVVLAASTAFAAKVATVDIPVKAELYATMPAPLSPVQCAQCHNTVFGALKDAGGRHRFDCQQCHKTIHAYNPKKGNYDEIMPKCASCHTEIHGPANKDCSTCHNPHSPGKVAMTPRLVNTCATCHPAQKEELVKFPSKHSKVSCDRCHTSHGYIPTCFNCHKPHYKEQPIETCLKCHPVHQPKSIHYPSPEPAQTCGACHGKIYEKWKKTPSKHAKVNCATCHRDKHGYVPQCTECHKAPHPKSILDRFPKCLGCHLDVHDLPSMK from the coding sequence ATGAAGAAGAAAGTATGTAGCGCACTGGCGAAATCCAGCTGGCTCTCGCTGTTGCTTTTGGGGGTGGTTCTAGCCGCTTCCACTGCCTTCGCAGCCAAGGTTGCGACCGTCGACATCCCGGTAAAGGCTGAGCTGTACGCCACTATGCCCGCACCGCTCAGCCCGGTCCAATGCGCCCAGTGCCACAACACTGTCTTCGGCGCGCTGAAGGACGCAGGCGGCAGGCACCGCTTCGACTGCCAGCAGTGCCACAAGACCATCCACGCGTACAACCCGAAGAAGGGGAACTACGACGAGATCATGCCCAAGTGCGCCTCCTGCCACACCGAGATCCACGGGCCCGCCAACAAGGACTGCTCCACCTGCCACAACCCGCACAGCCCCGGCAAGGTTGCCATGACCCCGAGGCTCGTCAATACCTGCGCCACCTGCCACCCGGCGCAGAAGGAAGAGCTGGTCAAATTCCCGAGCAAGCACAGCAAGGTCTCCTGCGACAGGTGCCACACCTCGCACGGCTACATCCCCACCTGCTTCAACTGCCACAAGCCGCACTACAAGGAGCAGCCGATCGAGACCTGCCTCAAGTGCCACCCGGTGCACCAGCCGAAGAGCATCCACTACCCGAGCCCCGAGCCGGCGCAGACCTGCGGCGCCTGCCACGGCAAGATCTACGAGAAATGGAAGAAGACCCCGAGCAAGCACGCCAAGGTCAACTGCGCGACCTGCCACAGGGACAAGCACGGCTACGTGCCGCAGTGCACCGAGTGCCACAAGGCTCCGCATCCGAAGTCGATCCTGGATCGCTTCCCGAAATGCCTGGGCTGCCACCTCGACGTGCATGACCTCCCCAGCATGAAGTAG
- a CDS encoding cation diffusion facilitator family transporter, translating into MLRGERFNKADRAIRVGFWLNAMLMIMKLAAGHYGDSEAVFADGVESACDFIAIGMTLIALKLGRKPYDEDHPYGHGKAESLSAIFVSIIIGATGAWILYGALATLVHGTYPKPALIAVLAAAVTIVVKEVLYRYSIRVGRSLGSPALLAIAKDHRKDAVTSVATLIGVGCAYFGASAMDPIAAGITSFFIFHIGYQTFRSSAHELMDGQPEQELLRAITLLAERVEGVDLVHEIRARHSGQFLIVDLKLDMDPEMTVKRSHAIATQVKEDIFEHFNNVGDVMIHINPSDEPHEDLNRL; encoded by the coding sequence GTGCTGAGGGGCGAGCGCTTCAATAAGGCGGACCGCGCCATCAGGGTCGGCTTCTGGCTCAACGCCATGCTCATGATCATGAAGCTTGCGGCGGGCCATTACGGCGACTCCGAGGCTGTCTTCGCCGATGGCGTGGAGAGCGCCTGCGACTTCATAGCGATAGGTATGACCCTTATCGCGCTGAAACTCGGACGCAAGCCCTACGACGAGGACCACCCCTACGGCCACGGCAAGGCGGAAAGCCTTTCCGCCATCTTCGTCTCCATCATCATCGGCGCCACCGGCGCCTGGATCCTCTACGGCGCCCTCGCCACCCTGGTGCACGGGACCTATCCCAAGCCCGCGTTGATCGCGGTCCTGGCTGCAGCGGTGACCATCGTGGTCAAGGAAGTCCTTTACCGCTACTCGATCCGGGTGGGGCGCTCCCTGGGGAGCCCGGCGCTCCTCGCCATCGCCAAGGACCACAGAAAGGACGCCGTCACCTCGGTCGCCACCCTGATCGGCGTCGGCTGCGCCTATTTCGGCGCCTCCGCCATGGATCCCATCGCTGCCGGCATCACCTCCTTCTTCATCTTCCACATCGGTTACCAGACCTTCCGCTCCTCGGCGCACGAACTGATGGACGGCCAGCCCGAGCAGGAACTGCTGCGCGCCATCACGCTTTTGGCCGAGAGGGTGGAGGGGGTCGACCTGGTGCACGAGATCAGGGCCCGGCATTCCGGGCAGTTTCTCATCGTTGACCTGAAACTGGACATGGACCCCGAGATGACTGTGAAGCGCTCGCACGCCATCGCCACCCAGGTGAAGGAAGATATCTTCGAGCACTTCAATAACGTGGGCGACGTGATGATACACATAAATCCCTCCGACGAGCCCCACGAAGATCTGAACCGGCTCTAG
- the recJ gene encoding single-stranded-DNA-specific exonuclease RecJ, translating into MQPVTHKTWRPREADPGAVEALTRSGFPALLARLLANRGIDGEKGAKAYLSPVLSGLENPMLMKGMAEAVERLVKARLQGERVCVHGDYDVDGVTACALLISFFRAVGIDCFHYIPKRLTEGYGLSPQGVAAAGQGGATVIVTVDCGITSVEEGDLCRDSGIDLIVTDHHAPGERLPDALAVINPLQPGCPFPFKSLAGVGVAFHLLIALRARLRADGRFTEGEPDLKQYLDLVALGTVADVVPLLGANRILVSYGLKQLTSGSRIGIAALKEVSGVTGEVGCGAVGFRLAPRINAAGRLEDAALGLELLLTGDPVRAKEIASLLDDSNAERQALERATLEEARAMLEQGACRGRNSIVLGSELWHPGVIGIVASRIVELFHRPVILFAFEGETGRGSGRSISRFHLLDAIRSCGKHLLRFGGHSHAAGLSIAQEELESFRSSFEEAAQTLDAEALTPVLPYDLELPPGAVDEALVSELERLKPYGMGNPEPLFLIRGARVEDCRVLKGGHLKLKVVHGGRAFDAIAFGLADKGGAERVDLVFSPGINVWNGKRSLQLTVKDLREVPKC; encoded by the coding sequence ATGCAACCTGTAACCCACAAGACATGGCGGCCCCGCGAGGCCGACCCCGGCGCCGTCGAGGCGCTCACCCGCTCCGGGTTCCCGGCTTTACTGGCGCGGCTTCTGGCCAACCGCGGCATCGACGGAGAGAAGGGGGCGAAAGCCTACCTCTCTCCCGTTCTTTCCGGGCTGGAAAACCCTATGCTGATGAAGGGGATGGCCGAGGCCGTAGAGCGGCTTGTCAAGGCGCGCTTGCAAGGAGAGCGCGTTTGCGTGCACGGCGACTACGACGTGGACGGTGTCACCGCCTGCGCGCTTTTGATCAGCTTTTTCCGGGCCGTCGGCATCGACTGCTTCCACTACATCCCCAAACGCCTCACCGAGGGGTACGGGCTCTCCCCGCAGGGGGTCGCCGCGGCGGGGCAGGGTGGGGCGACCGTCATCGTCACCGTTGACTGCGGCATCACCTCGGTCGAGGAGGGGGACCTTTGCCGCGACAGCGGCATCGATCTCATCGTCACCGACCACCACGCCCCTGGTGAGCGCCTCCCCGATGCTCTAGCCGTGATCAACCCGCTGCAGCCGGGATGCCCCTTCCCGTTCAAGTCGTTAGCCGGTGTGGGGGTCGCCTTCCACCTCCTGATCGCGCTTCGCGCGAGGCTGCGCGCCGATGGCCGTTTCACTGAAGGCGAGCCGGATCTGAAGCAGTACCTCGACCTGGTGGCGCTTGGAACCGTCGCGGACGTGGTGCCCCTTCTGGGGGCGAACCGGATCCTGGTGAGCTACGGGCTGAAGCAGCTCACGTCCGGCTCCCGGATCGGCATCGCCGCACTCAAGGAGGTGTCCGGCGTGACCGGGGAGGTCGGCTGCGGCGCAGTGGGCTTCCGGCTCGCCCCGCGGATAAACGCCGCCGGGCGCCTGGAGGATGCGGCCCTGGGCCTTGAACTCTTACTGACCGGCGACCCTGTCCGGGCCAAAGAGATCGCGTCGCTTCTTGACGACAGCAACGCCGAGCGCCAGGCGCTGGAGCGGGCCACCCTCGAAGAGGCGCGCGCCATGCTGGAGCAGGGGGCCTGCCGGGGGAGAAACAGCATCGTGCTGGGGTCGGAACTCTGGCACCCGGGGGTGATCGGCATCGTGGCGTCCCGCATCGTGGAACTGTTCCACCGCCCGGTGATCCTGTTCGCCTTCGAGGGGGAGACCGGGAGGGGGTCCGGGCGCAGCATTTCCCGCTTCCATCTCCTGGATGCCATCAGGAGCTGCGGCAAGCACCTTCTGCGCTTCGGCGGGCACAGCCACGCGGCGGGGCTCTCCATCGCTCAGGAGGAACTGGAATCCTTCCGCTCGAGTTTCGAGGAAGCGGCCCAGACGCTCGACGCCGAGGCCCTTACCCCGGTCCTTCCCTACGACCTGGAGCTCCCCCCGGGCGCTGTGGACGAGGCGCTCGTGTCCGAACTTGAGCGTTTGAAGCCCTACGGCATGGGGAACCCCGAGCCGCTCTTTCTGATCAGGGGGGCGCGGGTCGAAGATTGCCGGGTCCTTAAGGGAGGGCACCTGAAGCTCAAGGTGGTTCATGGCGGTCGTGCCTTCGATGCCATCGCCTTCGGGCTCGCCGACAAGGGTGGGGCGGAACGGGTCGACCTGGTCTTTTCCCCAGGGATCAACGTCTGGAACGGGAAGAGGAGCCTCCAGCTCACCGTGAAGGATCTGCGCGAGGTGCCGAAGTGCTGA
- a CDS encoding tetratricopeptide repeat protein: MSKENLLTLIVALIVGMLGGYIIFNVAGNKNLPSNAAVPQGAGSPTDYQRRIVEAEKIVAQDPKNVQAWTQLGNDYFDTDQPQKAVNAYAKVLELDPNNLNVMTDQGIMYRKIGWYDKAIANFEKAQSIDPKHLQSLYNLGVVYYMDLKQIDKAKEVWTKYLQFDSTSPTAQQIKNDMANLTQMPTSFKK; encoded by the coding sequence GTGAGCAAGGAAAATTTACTCACCCTGATAGTGGCTCTGATCGTCGGCATGCTTGGCGGCTACATCATCTTCAACGTGGCCGGCAACAAGAACCTCCCTTCCAACGCGGCGGTGCCGCAGGGAGCGGGTTCACCGACCGATTACCAGCGGCGCATCGTCGAGGCCGAGAAGATCGTGGCCCAGGACCCGAAAAACGTGCAGGCCTGGACCCAGCTGGGCAACGACTACTTCGACACCGACCAGCCCCAGAAGGCGGTCAACGCCTACGCCAAGGTGTTGGAACTCGACCCCAACAACCTGAACGTCATGACCGACCAGGGGATCATGTACCGCAAGATCGGCTGGTACGACAAGGCGATCGCCAACTTCGAGAAGGCTCAATCCATCGACCCCAAGCACCTGCAAAGCCTCTACAACCTGGGCGTCGTCTACTACATGGACCTGAAGCAGATCGACAAGGCCAAGGAAGTCTGGACCAAGTACCTGCAGTTCGACTCCACGAGCCCCACGGCCCAGCAGATCAAGAACGACATGGCCAACCTGACCCAGATGCCGACCAGCTTCAAGAAGTAG
- the secF gene encoding protein translocase subunit SecF yields the protein MELLRNTNIDFMGLRKISFIISGIVAIVGILGVIAIGRGTTNMGIDFSGGIAMQVKFTQPVTTQIVRDALGKGGIHEVELQEITGGNQILVKMHKSEKTAQSVEEVLKQQIPGNPFTVESSTEIGPSIGEKLKKDTLIAVALSMLGIILYIAWRFDFKFGVGAVVATMHDVLAMIAVFYVLHKEVNILLITAVLTIAGYSLTDTVVVFDRIRENMHKSLKDPMFVVFNRSINETLSRTIITSVTTFLAAISLYLFGGEVINDFAFALVVGVVVATYSSIFVASPIVALWEKNPEATEAKAA from the coding sequence ATGGAACTTCTGAGAAATACCAACATAGATTTCATGGGGTTGAGGAAGATCTCCTTCATCATCTCCGGCATCGTCGCCATCGTCGGCATCTTGGGCGTCATCGCCATCGGGCGCGGCACCACCAACATGGGGATCGACTTCTCCGGCGGCATCGCGATGCAGGTGAAGTTCACCCAGCCGGTCACCACGCAGATCGTGCGCGACGCGCTCGGCAAGGGGGGGATCCACGAAGTCGAACTCCAGGAAATCACCGGCGGCAACCAGATCCTGGTCAAGATGCACAAGTCCGAGAAGACCGCGCAGAGCGTGGAGGAGGTGCTTAAACAGCAGATCCCCGGCAACCCGTTCACCGTGGAAAGCTCCACCGAGATCGGCCCCTCCATCGGTGAGAAGCTGAAGAAAGACACCCTGATCGCCGTGGCGCTCTCGATGCTCGGGATCATCCTTTACATCGCCTGGCGCTTCGACTTCAAGTTCGGGGTGGGCGCCGTCGTCGCCACCATGCACGACGTTCTCGCCATGATCGCGGTCTTCTACGTGCTGCATAAGGAGGTCAACATCCTCCTGATCACCGCGGTCCTCACCATCGCCGGCTACTCGCTGACCGACACCGTCGTCGTCTTCGACCGTATCCGCGAGAACATGCACAAAAGCCTCAAGGACCCGATGTTCGTCGTCTTCAACCGGAGCATCAACGAGACGCTCTCCCGTACCATCATCACCTCGGTCACCACCTTCCTGGCCGCCATCTCCCTCTATCTCTTCGGCGGCGAGGTGATCAACGACTTCGCCTTCGCGCTCGTGGTCGGCGTAGTGGTGGCAACCTATTCATCCATCTTCGTCGCCAGCCCGATCGTCGCCCTCTGGGAGAAGAACCCGGAAGCGACCGAAGCGAAGGCGGCCTAA